The genomic stretch GTTTGTTCCTTTCGTTTTCTGTATTTCTGCATTTCAATTAATTTGTTAAAGTTTCAATTAATGCATCCTGTTCTGGTACATGATGCATTCAGTCCTATGGCTATAGGCAAACGGCTGCTCAATGATAAAATTAGTCCATCTTATGAGGTGTATGATCTTAGTCAATTTATTTAAGTCTGGGTTTTTTTCATCAGTACCAGCAATATGGTTAGGAGATTCCAGGATTTCTAGTCTCTGGATTTGAAGCCAGCCCTCCCAGAATTAAAATTATGTGCTTCCCCTCCCATCTATTATGCAAAACCCTcaccaatattttttctttttaaaattagtggaagttcttattttgtattctttaatcAGCTGAACAATAACTCACAACCATTGGACAAAATTGTTTTGCATTATTTAGTAGTAGggtgtttaataaaaaaaaaacttaatacaTGCTACTCGCAGAGCTTCATCTCATTAGCATTCTAACGATGTATTCAGCAAATTGTTGTTGAACACACACTAAGCGCCAGGCATTGTGCCCAGGCAGCCATAAAACAATGGACAAGACAGACTCCCCAGGAAGTTTACAATGGTAGTTACTTACAGCTTTTGTTAGCAGCCAAAAAGACAGAGACCCCCAACTACTTTggatttctccatatcctctagGACATAGCTTGGTACACAGTAGACGTTTAATAGTCTTCCGAGTTTAACTTCAATAATTAATCATCCagttaaaaatgtatacttttctCCAATTAGATGATACTCTACTTAAGCCCACTAGGTGGCGATCTTGCTTATAGTTTGCCCACGCTGAAAGAGGCTGCTTTTCAAATCAATACGTATATATCCCAGTAGAAGTTAAACCAAAAGACAAACAAATTAAATGTATTGAGTGCTTATTTAGTGTAATATACTATGTTAGGTggtataagaaataaaaagttaataagaCATAGTCCCTGCCTGCTAGGGAAAGATGAGGAGGGGCTTACATAGGGCAAAAAAATAAGACCTTTGAATGGATTAATATATTTTGATGTAACCATATGGGAGTCATAGTAATCTCATTATCAGATAAGAGTTATAAAATGGCATGATATAGCCACCATGTGGTTGGGAACAGATTCAACAGTTCAGCCAATATGTACTTAACTACACCAGTGAAAACACTTGACTGTATCCTGGGTCAGTGCTGGAATACTCCAAATGTTGTTTTTTGATGCCTCTGCTCAGCCATAAACATAAGAGTGTCTGCTTTATCACCCTAGAACGCTCTATTACCCTCCAAAGAACGTTTTTTCTTTGGAGAATAAAACATAATCAGTGCCAGCTCATGAGGTAGTCCAGTTGAAAACCCCCATGTGCACCTGATGGGAAGATGAAAGGAGACAAAAGATACACACCATGTAAGGAAACAGATTTCAAACTCTGGCCTATGAGAGGTGGATTCCACCATGCCCCTGATCTTGTGTCTACCCTGGGAATCTCAGTGTGGATCTGGGACTCATTCCGATACAGAGAGGTAAGGCAGGGCCGACTGGCATCCAAGAGTTTTCCTAGTAAATGTAACCCAGAGGTGGCTGTAAGATGTGTTGGGGTGAAGAggttgttcattttgttttgtttgctccttcaccacctccctcccccgccaccaccaccatttctttttcccttaaaTCATAAAAGCAGTAAATCAAATGCAGTATGGGAttgaggtttttttccttttcatttgaaaaatccTTTTAACTGAAAAATCACATTTGGGGAACAAAGTGGTCAAATGACAGTGAATTTCAAACTTGAGAATGCtgacttgatttaaaaaaaatactgatctTTCTTAATGGAGGGAAAATCAAGTGCATGCGGCCAGGAGACCTGAGTTTGACTTTTCGCTTCGCCACTGCTAATTGTGCAATCCTGAGCAACATCCatcccttctctgtgcctcagtttcctcatggacAAATTGGTATCATTTCTTTCGAAAAGTCGTCCCTGACTCCCCTCTCCCCAACACGAGGTTGGACGGCTATAATCTCTCTTAGCAACCCGAGAGTCCCACTGGAATGTAAACTCCAGCAGCACTGGGACCCGGATCTGTGGATTTTGCTTCTGGTGAGCAGAACCAGAACCGAGGGGCAGTCGCTGTGTTGAATGGATGCACGAATGAATGGGAGATGGCCTAGGTGTTCGAGGGGCACGTGCACAGCGAGGCTTCAGTCCCTGGGAGTCCCTTGGGAAAGGCAGAGCGGCCAATACTGATTGGTGGTGGTGTGCGTGCTCGGAAAAGGGGGTGTCGGTTCAAAGTTGTTGGCTACACAGGGTTCCTCTTTTTCGCTGGAATCACATCCTCTGTGGCTCGGAGACATTTCCAGGGATTTACATAAAGCAGCGTGAATCACCCAGACAGAAACTGAGAAAGCGAAGGGACCCTGCCTGATCCTAGCCTGGCGGAGCTCGGAGAGAGGTGGAAATCTGTCTGAAGTTTGCAGGAGACCCGCGCTGCCTAGGCGAAGGGACCCTGCTACCACGACACCCCCGCGAGGGCCCAGGGCGCGTCCCTCCCGCCAGGCCCCAGACTCCGGCTCTGCGCCACCCCCTCCTACGCCCCGGCGCGGGCGCAGCCAGTCCGGCTTCCTCCAGGCCCCTAAGTCCCGGACTGGGTGTGGGACCGCCTCTCCCTCTCGGAAGGAGCCATCGCCGCTTTAAgcggaagaggagaggaagggggcGGGGGAGCGGGGGGCGGGGAGCGGAGgcggaggagggggagggggatcCCCCTCGCTCCCACGTGGTCCGGGCGCCTGTGAATCGCGCCCACCGGAGGGTCTCACAGCGAAATACAAAAGCAGCTGGGAAGCGGCGGAGACGCGAGTTCCCAGCGCCAGGCGGAGCGCCGGACAGAGCCCCGCAGCGCCCCGCGGCCGCGATGGGGCCGAAGCGCCCGAAGCCCCGGAGCCCACAAACTGCCGGGCCCGCCTCGCCGCCGGGACCCGGGTGCCTGGGCTCGGCTTGAAGCGGCGGCGGCGCACCGGCACAGCCGCGGGAGCATGGGCAGGAGGATGCGGGGCGCCGCCGCCACCGCGGGGCTCTGGCTGCTGGCGCTGGGCTCGCTGCTGGCGCTGTGGGGAGGGCTCCTGCCGCCGCGGACCGAGCTGCCCGCCTCCCGGCCGCCCGAAGACCGACtcccacggcgcccggcctggagCGGCGGCCCCGCGCCCGCGCCTCGCTTCCCTCTGCCCCCGCCCCTGGCGTGGGACGCCCGCGGCGGCTCCCTGAAAACTTTCCGGGCGCTACTCACCCTGGCGGCCGGCGCGGACGGCCCGCCCCGGCAGTCCCCGAGCGAGCGCAGGTGGCACGTGCCAGCCAGGCAGCCCCGGCCGGAGGAGAGCGCCGCGGTGCACGGAGGCGTCTTCTGGAGCCGCGGCCTGGAGGAGCAGGTGCCCCGGGGCTTTTCGGAGGCCCAGGCGGCGGCGTGGCTGGAGGCGGCTCGCGGCGCCCGGGTGGTGGCCCTGGAGCGCGGGGGTTGCGGGCGCAGCTCCAACCGACTGGCTCGCTTTGCCGACGGCACCCGCGCCTGCGTGCGCTACGGCATCAACCCGGAGCAGATTCAGGGCGAGGCCCTGTCCTACTACCTGGCGCGCCTGCTGGGCCTCCAGCGCCACGTGCCGCCGCTGGCACTGGCCCGGGTGGAGGCTCGGGGCGCGCAGTGGGCGCAGGTGCAGGAGGAGCTGCGCGCTGCGCACTGGACCGAGGGCAGCGTGGTGAGCCTGACACGCTGGCTGCCCAACCTCACGGACGTGGTGGTGCCCGCGCCCTGGCGCTCGGAGGACGGTCGTCTGCGCCCCCTCCGGGATGCCGGGGGTGAGCTGGCCAACCTCAGCCAGGCGGAGCTGGTGGACCTAGTACAATGGACCGACTTAATCCTCTTCGACTACCTGACGGCCAACTTCGACCGGCTCGTAAGCAACCTCTTCAGCCTGCAGTGGGACCCGCGCGTCATGCAGCGTGCCACCAGCAACTTGCACCGCGGTCCGGGCGGGGCGCTGGTCTTTCTGGACAATGAGGCGGGCTTGGTGCACGGCTACCGGGTGGCAGGCATGTGGGACAAGTATAACGAGCCGCTGTTGCAGTCAGTGTGCGTGTTCCGCGAGCGGACCGCGCGGCGCGTCCTGGAGCTGCACCGCGGACAGGACGCCGCGGCCCGGCTGCTGCGCCTCTACCGGCGCCACGAGCCTCGCTTCCCCGAGCTGGCCGCGCTCGCCGACCCCCACGCTCAGCTGCTACAGCGCCGCCTCGACTTCCTCGCCAAGCACATTTTGCACTGTAAGGCCAAGTACGACCGCCGATCTGGGACTTAGTGTCAccgggaggaaaagagagagacctGGGGCTGCGGTATGGATGATGGAAGGAAGGGCCGTCGCCTCTGCCACTGTCGGAAACCAGGCGGCCAACGCCCACCCGCAAAGGTGTCTAAAAACTTCAGCTGTTTACCCACCTGCCCCTTTCTTTCAGTCCCACGCTGTTTCCTTTCAAAGTTCTGGGAGGACGAACTCACCGAGGCGAGAAGTGTAACATTCTCTCCACCCAGCTTATAAAAGGATTCTTTCCTGTGCCAGCACGGGGATTGGATCCGAAGAAACTGGCTACTGGGGTTTGGCCCCCAAGTGGCTGTCCCTGTGGGAGATGCACCCCATTCTTGGGCCCCCCTCATTCCCTTTCCGAAAAAGGAAAACTTGCGTTTGAGCCGTTGAGCTAATTCTGCAATTTTCTAACAAACACAGCGCTGGTGGCCCCGGAGCAGGGCTGTGACATTGGCTGGTGGAGCCCCCTTCCTGTGTTCTCCCTTTGTTCCAGCGCCGCGATGGTGAGATCACTGTTCCAAGCAGGGGGACGGCTCCCGATAGGACAAAGAGAGCAGGACCTCCAGACTCTGGGGAGCCCTGCAGACCTTGACAATTTGCCTGACTCATTCCTGACCTCTTGTCATTTTGGCCTGAAGGCTACAAATTCAGGGTCAGCTGTATGCACTAAGTCAAATAATGAAGTTCTTCCTCCCTCTCGCAACCGACCAAAATTTTGACAATGATGATGttcaccagaaggaaaaaaaaatcagttttatgcactttattttgattttaatttttttaagaaaaacttttttattttacagaatttaCCTTCTctgtatatatgtgcataaagTGTGGTGTAAATATACTAAACAAacttatatttcaataaaagggagtttaaaatttataatttaattcctGTGGTTTTAACTTGTTTGATGTTTCTGATGCCCCATCTGCTTTCAGAATAAGATTTAGGTTTTCTTTCTGGTGGATGTGCTTTTAAAACAAAGGATGCATATCCATTCCAGTTGTGACTACGGAACTTACAGAATTGAACAAAGATAAGAGCAGACTCCCTGTCCTCACTCAGATGAATCTTGGTGCTGGAAATTTGAGTTTAGCCTAGAATGTggggggagatggggagagagatggGAGGAAGGTGTTCTATTTCCTGGCAAATAAAACTTTGATATGAAAGGATTTCACTGTAATATATTCCTATATTAATCATTTGGCAAATATGATAGAACCAGATGTGGGGACTAAAATATGACAAACACCCCCTTTTTAAACTTAACTACAGTGATCACATGTTGCAAATTATTTTCAGCCTTGTAATTACAGTGCATTGCAATGTGTACAGATGATAAGCTGAGCCCACATTGGGAGCGGGTAGAGAAAGTCATAAATTAATTCTTCTCTTAAATCTCCTGGCATAAATTCCAATGGATTCAGAAGATCATAATCTCCAACATCTGGACTCATCCAGTTCTCTGAAGAGGTTGTACTGTTTTCTGGGTGCTAAGTGCATGGTCCCCTCAGAGCAGCCAGTGTGAGACCATGAAGGCGTACAGTATTTTGTGTATGACATTTGGACCCTTTCCAGGACttcaaacaaattatttttggatttttaactcAAGAGGAAgaggttgatttttattttacagcccttggtgttttattttgacattttctttggtATCTGGGTCCAAGTGTTCTTGCCTGTtaccttctttttatttaatgacCTTTAACTCAAATCAACTTTTGGTTGCAactttaatagtttttatttgacttgCATTTGTAAACCTAGGGTTTTATAGACTCAGGAAGCTATTAAATCTCTGGGGGTTCCCCTTCTCACTCTGCATTACAACGTAGTGTGTAATTTAACTATTTAATGTCATCCTTATGTTTTCAGTGCCTTTTGCTAAGCCAAATCTTatctcagccttaaaaaaaaatagtccatAAACTATCTGTGGTGTAAGTCAAGTGTTTGCACAGTACAGCCATAGAATGTACTGATAATgggaaatttatcttttttcaagACATTGTTAATGGGATACGTCTCATAATTACACCTTTCGGAAAGAAACATTTTCCATTTCTGGTGATTATTTTACTATTAGATTTGCTGCTTTAGTTAATGGAGGCTGTTCCAAGAACAGGACAAGTATTCAGCAACCTGCACTTTTACCCAATATATTCATGGAGGAAAACAATGAGCAGTAAtaagatagaagtttcacagattgcacAGGAAATACATCCTGGATCCCACGAAGATTCAGCACTGGTGAGTTCTGGGCCAGCAGCATTCTCTACATTCTTTCTAAACTTCAGTTCCAAGCCCAGACTTGATCGTGGTTAACCCAGAGCAAAACACTGAGCATAATTTAAATGGCTCTTCTCAGATTCTTTAGTGAACCGTGTCTGGTGTCTGCTTGTTCGAGAAATAAGTTTAATTACATGGTGGAGTTGTTAATGGAACCAAGACTTAATTACAGAATGGGTTTTAACTGTTGCTGTTCCTGATAGATAATAGGTAGGCTGTGGCATGGAAAGATCAATTAAAGTTTCGCCATGGTCAGTGAATGCTGCTAGGGACGAATCATTTCtcaaatgaacaacaacaacaaaaactttcagACCACAGCATGATTTGGAAAGAGTAATGGGTTCTACAGGCAGACAATATTCTGAATTCTGTTCCTTACCTACCTtcagcaagtcatttaacttagttccctcatctgtgaaatggagattcAATCAGAATATTGTGGGATTTAAATGTTAACATATAAAGCATACAAGCACATACAGGtgctaacaaaaacaaaaaacctcacttcctattcctctttaaaaaaaaaaaaaaaacttttgcccTTCTTACGTTCAGTAATTTCCATCATCAAAGCCAAATCTGGCTGTTTCCAAGGTCAGTATCAGTTTTAAACATGTGATAGTAAATTGATTCAACAAATTGTTTACTAAGGACCCTCTTCTAGAACTATGCAAGGCACTGGTTCATAAGGCCAAGGGCACAGGCCCACATGGGTTTGAGTGGGTGATTTCAGGACCCAAGCAGACTTCGGCACCAAGGCAGCTATACTACAAGTATATGAGGGTggcttaaattaaaattaaaaaaaaaaaaaagcagatggcTTATTGCAAATCCATCACTACTTCTGGAAAGCTTCAAGAAGTGATCAATCTTTGCAAGAACAACCCTCTTCCCTATTCCTTCTGCCAAGAGACAGTAGGCAGTTGACCTTTTCTCCCTGGATTTGACTTTTGATTAATTCGCTTTGTCAGTGACATAGTTCTAAACTCTATTAAGTGCACTCACCCTCCTGTCTCcgaatcaaaaagaaaaacaaattattttaacacaGCTCAATGCTTCTCAACCTTCTGCCTACAATTGCAGCTAGGAGAGTCCTCTAAGACCTTGAGGTTGATTATGtggattaaatgagtaaatatttataatattgtcagaatagtgcctggcacacagcaaatgcAATATAAGAGTTTATTGGTGAGGTAGAACATTTCTCCTCTAACTCAAAAACAGAAGCACCTTAAGTTCCAGACACGATCCTCTTTCATAATCCTGTTCTATCTCTGCAGTTATAGAACACAATCTATATGCTTCTGTTTTGACCCAGTAAAACCAGCCAGAGTGGTTGAGTCTGGCAGGAATTACCCAGAGCCCACAGCTGTCAGCTAGCTGTCTCGTTTCTGAGCATGCCCTCTAAGTGAGTGGTCATATGTACTTCCCTCTTTTTCACAAGGAGGCTGTAATTCTATTCCTCATGTGGCCCATCAGCTCCAGGAAGAAGTGAGCTGTGCAACTCCAAATCTTCTGAGCTACCGTGAGCTATCCATGAGTCATGGATCATGCAAGCCTAAGTGCTGATATTTTGTCCCTGCGCACACCAGCCTGCATCACACAAAATCGCTGATCCCAAGTGGTAGAAGGGCCGTGGGAGTGCTagagatggagaaaagggaattcagAGCATAGGAAATGCTCCAAAAGAGAATAGAATGTCAGCTGCCAAGGCAGTATGAAAATCAAAGGACAAGGGTTGACATCCGCTTTCAAGCATATTTTAGGCAGTAGAGTCTAATGGAAAGGATACTGAGAGACAGGAGACCTGGGCTACTTCTGATACACTGTCTGACTTGAGAAAGTCATTTCCCCCTCTGGCTTCAGTTATCTTGCCTGCAATGGGAAGACATTTGATTAGGATGATAATTTCCAATATTTTGGACCAGAACTCACAGTAagacacacatattttatattgtgACCTCAGACAGAGACACACGCTCATACCACTGAAacaaaaatttcacaaaacaGTATGTATAAcatactttttctctttcattcaatGTTAttctattcctcctcctcctttattTCCTAACGCTAACTGTGGCCCTCTAAATTGATTTCGTAACTCATTGGTGGGGCACAGGCTGCACTATGCAAAACACTGGATTAGATCATCAGTAAGCCCCCTTTCAGCTCTAAGATTCTAGGGAAATTCCATTTATAACCAGATTACTACCTACTACAATATTTCCCCAAAGGCAATACAAACAGACTTCAATTTTGTacactctttaaaaacaaaagactgtagtgctttatttcaaaatgtcattGGGAGAACTGCTCAAAATCTTACGTAGCGTCTTTCTATAAATACTTGAAAAATTCCCTAAATATTGGAGGTGACTTTCAGTCTGTTCAAACCATGTATGAGCAAATAGTGCTTTGaagcaaaagtaataataataatcttttgcATCTCTGTCTCAATATGGCCCAAGGACGACTCAAGAGAACAgtttctcttctgtgtattcaTAAAGATCAGATGTAGGAGTCgtaattttttaatgtgactgTTTTACCAGTTTCTCTTTCTATGTCCTGCTGTGGGGGAAACTGCATTAATAAACTATGTCTTAATGCTGCCTaactagaatttttttctctgcagGACTCCACTAAATATAGCTAAAGGAATGCTCATTGTATTTATCTTTCcaactttctttccattttgaatTTGTCTTCTTGACACTTTGGAAATTTTTCTCCTAATGGcaccttagttttgttttttttttataagagagAACTAATTGTTCATtgagtaacaacaacaaaaaagaactccttttttctctttcatctctgcCATATGGTGTCTTTTATGGTTTTATCAGTTATTTTACACCATAAGCAGAAAAATGATGTAGAACTGGCATTTTTCCAGTACCAAGTCACAGATTTTACTTTGCTGAGAAATTGTGGGTTAAAAAATAGAGAGGTATCACTTTTAATTAGATAGCCCTATGCCATGCATTTGTCTTTGCCTCTTTACACCTTCCTCATGGTGATTTATTCCTTTTAATGTTCAGTAAAGACTTTGTCCTCACCTCACAACTGGCCTGGAAAGGCAAAGTGACTGGGGGATGATTAGTCAtgacctctttttttcttcattgtggtaaaatatacataacatgattttttttttttttttgagatggagtctcactctgtcaccaaggctggagtacagtggcacgatgtcagctcactgcaacctctgcctcccgggttcaaatgattctcctgcctcagc from Nomascus leucogenys isolate Asia chromosome 15, Asia_NLE_v1, whole genome shotgun sequence encodes the following:
- the FJX1 gene encoding four-jointed box protein 1; translated protein: MGRRMRGAAATAGLWLLALGSLLALWGGLLPPRTELPASRPPEDRLPRRPAWSGGPAPAPRFPLPPPLAWDARGGSLKTFRALLTLAAGADGPPRQSPSERRWHVPARQPRPEESAAVHGGVFWSRGLEEQVPRGFSEAQAAAWLEAARGARVVALERGGCGRSSNRLARFADGTRACVRYGINPEQIQGEALSYYLARLLGLQRHVPPLALARVEARGAQWAQVQEELRAAHWTEGSVVSLTRWLPNLTDVVVPAPWRSEDGRLRPLRDAGGELANLSQAELVDLVQWTDLILFDYLTANFDRLVSNLFSLQWDPRVMQRATSNLHRGPGGALVFLDNEAGLVHGYRVAGMWDKYNEPLLQSVCVFRERTARRVLELHRGQDAAARLLRLYRRHEPRFPELAALADPHAQLLQRRLDFLAKHILHCKAKYDRRSGT